In one window of Amblyomma americanum isolate KBUSLIRL-KWMA chromosome 9, ASM5285725v1, whole genome shotgun sequence DNA:
- the LOC144103893 gene encoding uncharacterized protein LOC144103893, with protein MQAATEDEFRTLLDAFMAWCEEEGDTNNGLGRFNGYFKGHYGQRPEVWASCFRKAAGINTNMRLEALHRVLKYVYLDGKQNRRIDNLVSILINLTRDKIFDRLIKLERNKDGKFQKETRDRHKIGQLIPSAHVASAGIQQWLVRSQATPTTSYVVTALHSGTCNEQCAFRCPTCHICVHNVTCSCPDNTMRRNLCKHAHAVFKGGAEDGARNTPSPNEDPTAQEAEDSLTASLTSLGSLKEKATMKSPTRCLQLLDTIRGHLQDTEPDEEVITWLEPLLEKTAEKLNIASAHLPQSSVQANKKIDPQRRFISTKRKRASGQAKMAKPSRAEQEDIEQTLMAPNSVSHKGPDHTYCTKPRP; from the exons ATGCAAGCAGCAACGGAAGACGAATTCAGAACGCTCCTGGATGCTTTCATGGCatggtgtgaagaagaagggGACACGAACAATGGCCTTGGAAGATTCAATGGGTACTTCAAGGGGCACTATGGACAGCGTCCAGAAGTCTGGGCTTCATGCTTTCGGAAAGCGGCCGGGATCAACACGAACATGAGGCTTGAGGCACTCCATAGAGTCCTAAAATATGTGTATCTCGACGGGAAACAGAATAGGAGGATCGATAATTTGGTTTCCATACTCATCAATTTGACTCGGGACAAAATTTTTGACCGTCTCATAAAGCTTGAACGCAACAAGGACGGCAAATTTCAAAAAGAAACAAGAGACCGGCACAAAATTGGACAATTAATCCCTTCAGCACATGTGGCAAGTGCCGGCATCCAACAGTGGCTGGTACGGTCACAGGCCACCCCAACCACCAGCTATGTGGTTACTGCATTGCACAGCGGCACCTGCAATGAGCAGTGCGCATTCAGATGCCCGACATGCCACATCTGTGTACACAATGTCACGTGCTCTTGCCCAGACAACACGATGCGAAGAAATTTGTGCAAACACGCGCACGCAGTGTTCAAAGGAGGTGCAGAAGACGGCGCCAGGAACACACCATCGCCAAATGAG GACCCAACTGCACAAGAAGCAGAGGACAGCCTGACGGCGTCACTAACATCGTTaggctcactgaaggagaaagCTACAATGAAGAGCCCAACACGCTGCCTCCAGCTGCTGGACACCATACGTGGACACCTGCAAGATACGGAACCAGATGAAGAAGTCATCACATGGCTTGAGCCACTATTGGAGAAAACTGCAGAGAAGCTGAACATCGCCTCAGCGCACCTGCCGCAGTCAAGCGTACAAGCGAACAAAAAAATTGACCCACAGCGACGGTTTATATCGACGAAACGCAAACGTGCAAGTGGGCAAGCAAAAATGGCCAAGCCATCACGAGCAGAACAAGAAGACATAGAACAAACACTTATGGCACCAAACAGCGTGTCGCATAAAGGCCCCGACCACACGTACTGCACAAAGCCACGCCCGTAA